A window of the Acidobacteriota bacterium genome harbors these coding sequences:
- a CDS encoding PilT/PilU family type 4a pilus ATPase yields the protein MEDVVQVFKAVLKKALEVEASDVHLCVGSPWKYRIHGHVVPIKQLPALKPADTEAIARHILSITSLVHPDDLDRYIFDLKDTDCSYSLPGVSRFRVNICRQRGTFSIVLRLIPFNVPTIETLGLPEVVRTIAREERGLVLVTGITGSGKSTTLAAMINDINQSKPCKIVTIEDPLEYLHRENMASIIQREVGSDTESFGKALRASLRQDPDIILVGEMRDRETIDIALKAAETGHLVLSTLHTMDAPKTIQRIVSVFELSEQKTVRLRLADSLIAVISQRLLRRKDKVGRIAVLEVMRTTLTIKDFIENPDKEGSIKDFIATGRDQYGMQTFDQHLMELYRADIIDFETAKSAATSAADFERNVAFT from the coding sequence ATGGAAGACGTCGTGCAAGTGTTCAAGGCTGTCCTGAAGAAAGCGCTGGAAGTGGAGGCCTCGGACGTTCATCTCTGCGTTGGATCGCCGTGGAAGTACCGCATCCACGGCCACGTGGTTCCCATCAAGCAGCTGCCGGCGCTCAAACCGGCCGACACCGAGGCCATCGCCCGTCACATCCTCAGCATCACCAGCCTGGTCCACCCGGACGATCTGGATCGCTACATCTTCGACTTGAAGGACACCGATTGCTCCTACTCCCTGCCGGGCGTGTCCCGCTTCCGGGTCAACATCTGCCGCCAGCGGGGCACCTTCTCCATCGTGCTGCGGCTGATCCCGTTCAACGTGCCCACCATCGAGACGCTGGGGCTGCCCGAGGTGGTGCGCACCATCGCCCGGGAGGAGCGCGGCCTCGTGCTCGTGACGGGGATCACCGGCAGCGGCAAGTCCACGACGCTCGCAGCCATGATCAACGACATCAATCAGTCCAAGCCGTGCAAGATCGTGACCATCGAGGACCCGCTGGAATACCTGCACCGCGAGAACATGGCGTCGATCATCCAGCGCGAGGTGGGCTCTGACACCGAGAGCTTCGGCAAGGCGCTCCGGGCGTCGCTGCGCCAGGATCCCGACATCATTCTCGTGGGCGAGATGCGCGACCGGGAGACCATCGACATCGCCCTGAAGGCGGCCGAGACCGGCCACCTGGTGCTGAGCACCCTGCACACGATGGACGCCCCCAAGACCATCCAGCGCATCGTCAGCGTGTTCGAGCTCAGCGAGCAGAAAACCGTCCGCCTCCGGCTGGCCGACTCCCTCATCGCGGTCATCTCCCAGCGGCTGCTCCGGCGCAAGGACAAGGTGGGCCGGATCGCGGTGCTCGAGGTCATGCGGACCACCCTGACGATCAAGGATTTCATCGAGAATCCCGACAAAGAGGGGAGCATCAAGGATTTCATCGCCACCGGCCGCGACCAGTACGGCATGCAGACGTTCGACCAGCATCTGATGGAGCTGTACCGGGCCGACATCATCGACTTCGAGACGGCCAAGAGCGCCGCCACCAGCGCCGCCGATTTCGAGCGCAACGTGGCGTTCACTTGA
- the ribA gene encoding GTP cyclohydrolase II translates to MNANPQSTPAVRLVSRAEFPSRYGNFEIYGFEHLPTGEPFVVLARGPLDGETVPLLRIHSQCLTGDALGSRRCDCGYQLRTALRLIQESGCGLLIYQLQEGRGIGILNKLRSYQLQDKGADTVEANEMLGFEADLREYAACGGILHSLGVGRVRLLSNNPSKIRALEAAGIRVTDRIPLEMPPDELSSHYLKAKKDKLGHLLDQV, encoded by the coding sequence ATGAACGCGAATCCGCAATCAACCCCTGCTGTCCGGCTGGTGTCCCGGGCGGAGTTCCCCAGCCGGTACGGCAATTTCGAAATCTACGGCTTCGAGCATCTGCCCACGGGTGAGCCGTTCGTGGTGCTGGCGCGCGGACCGCTCGATGGTGAGACGGTGCCGCTGCTCCGCATCCACTCGCAGTGCCTCACCGGCGACGCGCTGGGCTCCCGTCGTTGTGACTGCGGCTACCAGCTCCGGACGGCGCTGCGCCTCATCCAGGAATCCGGCTGCGGTCTGCTGATCTACCAGCTCCAGGAGGGCCGCGGGATCGGGATCCTGAACAAACTGAGGAGCTACCAGCTCCAGGACAAGGGCGCCGACACGGTGGAGGCCAACGAGATGCTCGGTTTCGAGGCCGATCTGCGTGAATACGCGGCCTGCGGCGGGATCCTGCACAGCCTAGGGGTGGGCCGGGTGCGGCTGCTCTCCAACAATCCGTCGAAAATCCGCGCGCTGGAGGCCGCGGGGATCCGCGTCACAGATCGCATCCCGCTGGAGATGCCCCCCGACGAACTTTCCAGCCATTACCTCAAGGCCAAAAAAGACAAGCTGGGTCACCTGCTGGACCAGGTGTGA
- the fabF gene encoding beta-ketoacyl-ACP synthase II, with amino-acid sequence MNTRRVVVTGVGIVSATGTGTDKAWQNIVAGVSGVGPITLFDAAEFPVRIAAEVRDFNPEDFMDKKEVRKYDRFIHFALAASEFAVKGSGLPLETTDLNRAGVYIGSGIGGFATIEAEHEKLLKGGPRKISPYFIPATIINLASGMVSIKFGLKGPNCACCTACATSSHALGDSFRIIQRGDADVMIAGGSEAAITPMGIGGFAAMRAISARNDNPTAASRPFDKERDGFVVGEGAGVLVLEELEHARRRGAPIVAEIVGYGMTGDAFHITAPPPDGDGAYRAMLAAVRDAGIRPEDVDYINAHGTSTPFNDKLETIAIKRAFGDHAARLRISSTKSMTGHLLGAAGGLEAAVTALALRDQVIPPTINYEFPDPECDLNYTPNTAVRVPLRYALSNSFGFGGTNAVLLFKRYGA; translated from the coding sequence ATGAACACTCGTCGAGTCGTAGTGACCGGTGTGGGCATAGTCTCGGCCACGGGGACCGGGACCGACAAGGCCTGGCAGAATATCGTCGCCGGCGTCAGCGGCGTGGGCCCCATCACCCTGTTCGATGCCGCCGAATTTCCGGTGCGGATCGCGGCGGAGGTGCGGGATTTCAACCCGGAAGACTTCATGGACAAGAAAGAAGTCCGGAAGTATGACCGGTTCATCCACTTCGCCCTGGCCGCGTCCGAGTTCGCCGTGAAGGGCTCCGGGCTGCCGCTGGAGACCACGGACCTGAATCGGGCCGGCGTGTACATCGGCTCGGGGATCGGCGGATTCGCCACCATCGAGGCCGAGCACGAGAAGCTGCTCAAGGGCGGCCCGCGGAAGATCTCGCCGTACTTCATCCCGGCCACGATCATCAATCTGGCCTCGGGGATGGTCTCGATCAAATTCGGCCTCAAGGGCCCGAACTGCGCCTGCTGCACGGCGTGCGCCACGTCGTCGCACGCGCTGGGCGATTCGTTTCGGATCATCCAGCGGGGCGACGCCGATGTCATGATCGCCGGCGGTTCCGAGGCGGCGATCACGCCCATGGGGATCGGCGGATTTGCGGCCATGCGGGCGATCTCGGCGCGGAACGACAACCCCACCGCTGCCAGCCGCCCCTTCGACAAGGAGCGGGACGGCTTCGTCGTGGGCGAGGGCGCCGGCGTCCTCGTGCTCGAGGAGCTGGAACACGCCCGCCGGCGGGGCGCGCCGATCGTGGCCGAGATCGTCGGCTACGGGATGACCGGCGACGCTTTCCACATCACCGCGCCGCCGCCCGATGGCGACGGAGCGTACCGCGCCATGCTGGCGGCCGTCCGGGACGCCGGCATCCGGCCGGAGGACGTGGACTACATCAACGCCCACGGCACCTCGACGCCGTTCAACGACAAGCTGGAGACCATCGCCATCAAACGGGCGTTTGGTGATCACGCCGCCCGGTTGCGGATCAGCTCCACCAAGTCGATGACCGGCCACTTGCTGGGTGCAGCCGGCGGACTGGAGGCAGCCGTCACCGCGCTGGCGCTCCGCGACCAGGTGATCCCGCCCACGATCAACTACGAATTCCCCGATCCGGAATGCGACCTGAACTACACACCCAACACCGCCGTGCGCGTGCCGCTGCGCTATGCGTTGTCCAACTCGTTCGGCTTCGGCGGAACGAACGCCGTGCTGCTCTTCAAGCGGTACGGAGCCTGA
- a CDS encoding RNA-binding protein, whose translation MKIYVGNLSYSTNEDRLREKFAAFGDVEEVAIPTDRDSGRPRGFGFVTMPNNEQAMAAIQALNGTDLDGRPIKVNEAQPRRNDAGPRPRRW comes from the coding sequence ATGAAGATCTACGTGGGTAACCTGAGCTACTCGACCAACGAAGACCGGCTCCGCGAAAAGTTCGCGGCGTTCGGCGACGTGGAAGAAGTGGCCATCCCCACCGACCGGGACTCCGGTCGCCCCCGCGGGTTCGGCTTTGTGACCATGCCGAACAATGAACAGGCCATGGCCGCGATCCAGGCTCTGAACGGAACCGACCTCGACGGTCGCCCCATCAAGGTGAACGAAGCGCAGCCCCGCCGGAATGATGCCGGTCCGCGGCCGCGGCGTTGGTAA
- a CDS encoding electron transfer flavoprotein subunit alpha/FixB family protein gives MAQGFLVYVENRNGRIRKGSLETLATARRLADALGRTVDAVIVGDDAAAAQAARFGAHRLFRVAPADVYNSRDGVVELLAELVRQESPAWVVASATAVGKDCLPALAARFERSVIQDATEVVVEGGELLIKRPIYAGKAFEVLKPAGALAFLTLRPNVFPAAEAPAAATVVELATAVDPARVRTRVAEVRETAGCKVELTEAAIVVSGGRGIKAAEHYPLIEQLAAALGGAAGASRAVVDAGWVAHHHQVGQTGKTVSPTLYIAVGISGAIQHLAGMSSSKYIVAINKDPDAPIFKVADYGIVGDLFQVVPLLIEEVRKLNA, from the coding sequence ATGGCCCAAGGCTTTTTGGTATATGTTGAAAATCGGAACGGCCGGATCCGCAAGGGGTCGCTGGAGACCCTGGCCACCGCTCGACGCCTGGCCGATGCGCTGGGGCGGACGGTGGACGCCGTGATCGTCGGTGACGACGCTGCGGCGGCCCAGGCGGCCCGCTTCGGCGCCCATCGCCTCTTCCGGGTGGCGCCGGCGGACGTCTACAACTCCCGCGACGGCGTCGTGGAACTGCTCGCGGAACTGGTGCGGCAGGAATCCCCGGCCTGGGTCGTGGCCAGCGCCACGGCTGTCGGCAAGGACTGCCTGCCGGCGCTGGCCGCCCGCTTCGAGCGGTCGGTGATCCAGGACGCCACCGAGGTCGTGGTTGAGGGCGGCGAGCTGCTGATCAAGCGGCCCATATACGCCGGCAAGGCCTTCGAGGTGCTCAAGCCGGCGGGGGCGCTCGCGTTCCTGACGCTGCGGCCCAACGTCTTCCCGGCGGCGGAGGCCCCGGCGGCTGCGACCGTCGTGGAGCTTGCGACAGCCGTGGATCCGGCGCGGGTCCGCACCCGCGTGGCCGAGGTGCGCGAGACCGCCGGCTGCAAGGTGGAGCTGACCGAGGCCGCGATCGTCGTGTCCGGCGGCCGGGGCATCAAGGCGGCGGAGCATTACCCGCTGATCGAGCAACTGGCCGCCGCCCTCGGCGGCGCTGCGGGCGCGTCCCGCGCGGTGGTCGACGCCGGCTGGGTGGCCCACCACCATCAGGTGGGCCAGACGGGCAAGACGGTATCGCCGACGCTCTACATAGCCGTCGGCATCTCAGGCGCGATCCAGCACCTGGCCGGCATGTCGTCGTCCAAGTACATCGTGGCCATCAACAAGGATCCCGACGCCCCCATCTTCAAGGTGGCCGACTACGGCATCGTGGGCGACCTGTTCCAGGTCGTGCCGCTGCTGATCGAGGAAGTACGGAAGCTCAACGCGTGA
- the mutS gene encoding DNA mismatch repair protein MutS, whose translation MTDNLTPMMRQYHDVKRKLPGKIILFRLGDFYEMFFEDAVVAARELEITLTSRNKDKHGQPIPMCGVPHHAVDGYVARLIKKGYKVAICDQLEEPRPGKLVKREVTRIITPGTVTEDVMLEPKDNNFIACVFQRGDGFGAAFLDVSTGDLLVTQQTDGETAARLVVELNHFQPSEILFPKANAPLFQTETFGAILDRSALSEQDDWLFHIEFAQRVFLDSFRAAALDGFGLAGKELAVSAAGVLLHYVQDANKLPMEHLLAFQYFEAADFLKLDTESVTNLELVRALDGGTKHTLLHTLDFTGTNMGGRMLRNWILRPLMDPAHIAARQGGVAELAGGYHLRQRLQACLGEIQDVERLLSKISAGIARPRDLLALRASLGQFPLFRELAAQLQSPVFRDAVGRFDPLADVHDLLQRAIHDNPPPTINEGGVIQSGYSAELDELREISRGGKHFIARLEAQERERTGIGTLKVGYNRVFGYYIEVTRANLAAVPAAYIRKQTLANAERFITEELKEYEEKVLSAEERIVRLERELYADIRQRLMEQFPRIKASAQVIALVDVLASLAEAAVRHRYQRPLVDDSTVIQISGGRHPVIEHIEPAFIPNDCLLNDADHQLVILTGPNMGGKSTYLRQTALIAILAQMGSFVPAESARIGLVDQIFTRVGASDNLARGRSTFMVEMVETAGILHTCTPRSLILLDEVGRGTATFDGLSIAWAVAEYLHNTPAHRARTLFATHYHEITRLAALYPGIQNYCVTVKEGMGEIVFLRKVVPGTGSRSYGIEVARLAGMPPAVLERAGSILKKLERKEIDLAASPRGKGSEDEIIAEIQKRLF comes from the coding sequence ATGACCGACAACCTGACCCCGATGATGCGCCAGTACCACGACGTCAAGCGGAAGCTGCCCGGCAAGATCATCCTGTTCCGCTTGGGCGACTTCTACGAGATGTTCTTCGAGGATGCCGTCGTCGCCGCCCGGGAGCTCGAAATCACCCTCACCTCCCGCAACAAGGACAAGCACGGCCAGCCCATCCCCATGTGCGGCGTGCCTCACCATGCCGTGGACGGCTACGTCGCCCGCCTCATCAAGAAGGGGTACAAGGTGGCCATCTGCGACCAGCTCGAGGAACCCCGTCCGGGCAAGCTGGTCAAGCGGGAGGTCACCCGGATCATCACGCCCGGCACCGTCACCGAAGACGTGATGCTGGAGCCGAAGGACAACAATTTCATCGCCTGCGTCTTCCAGCGCGGCGACGGCTTCGGCGCCGCCTTCCTCGACGTGAGCACCGGCGACCTGCTGGTCACCCAGCAGACCGACGGCGAGACGGCCGCCCGGCTCGTGGTGGAGCTCAACCACTTCCAGCCCTCCGAAATCCTGTTTCCCAAGGCCAATGCGCCCCTCTTCCAAACCGAAACGTTCGGCGCCATCCTGGACCGGTCGGCCCTGAGTGAACAGGACGACTGGCTCTTCCACATCGAGTTCGCCCAGCGGGTGTTCCTCGACAGCTTTCGCGCGGCCGCCCTCGACGGGTTCGGCCTCGCCGGCAAGGAACTGGCCGTGAGCGCCGCCGGCGTCCTGCTGCACTACGTCCAGGACGCCAACAAGCTGCCCATGGAACACCTGCTCGCCTTCCAGTATTTTGAAGCGGCGGACTTCCTCAAGCTGGACACCGAGAGCGTCACCAACCTGGAGCTGGTCCGCGCCCTCGACGGCGGCACGAAGCACACCCTGCTGCACACGCTGGACTTCACCGGTACGAACATGGGCGGGCGGATGCTCAGGAACTGGATCCTGCGGCCGCTGATGGATCCGGCGCACATCGCGGCGCGCCAGGGCGGCGTCGCCGAGCTGGCAGGCGGGTACCACCTCCGGCAGCGCCTGCAGGCATGCCTCGGCGAGATCCAGGATGTGGAGCGCCTGCTGTCCAAGATTTCGGCCGGCATCGCCCGGCCGCGGGACCTGCTGGCGTTGCGCGCCTCGCTGGGTCAGTTTCCGCTGTTCCGCGAGCTCGCCGCGCAGCTCCAGAGCCCCGTGTTCCGGGACGCCGTCGGACGGTTCGATCCGCTGGCCGATGTCCACGACCTGCTGCAGCGCGCCATCCACGACAACCCGCCCCCGACCATCAACGAGGGGGGCGTGATCCAGTCGGGCTACTCGGCCGAGCTGGACGAGCTGCGCGAGATCTCGCGCGGCGGCAAGCACTTCATCGCCCGGTTGGAAGCCCAGGAGCGGGAGCGCACCGGCATCGGCACCCTGAAGGTGGGCTACAACCGCGTCTTCGGCTACTACATCGAAGTCACTCGGGCCAACCTGGCGGCGGTGCCGGCCGCGTACATCCGCAAGCAGACCCTGGCCAACGCCGAGCGCTTCATCACCGAAGAGTTGAAGGAGTACGAGGAGAAGGTGCTCTCCGCCGAGGAGCGGATCGTCCGGCTGGAGCGGGAGCTGTACGCGGACATCCGGCAGCGCCTGATGGAGCAGTTCCCCCGGATCAAGGCGTCGGCCCAGGTGATCGCGTTGGTGGACGTGCTGGCCTCGCTGGCCGAAGCGGCGGTGCGCCACCGCTACCAGCGGCCGCTGGTGGACGACTCGACCGTCATCCAGATCTCCGGCGGCCGCCATCCCGTGATCGAGCACATCGAACCCGCCTTCATCCCCAACGACTGCCTGCTCAACGACGCCGACCACCAGCTGGTGATCCTCACCGGGCCCAACATGGGGGGCAAGAGCACGTACCTGCGCCAGACCGCACTCATCGCCATCCTGGCCCAGATGGGCTCGTTCGTCCCCGCCGAGTCCGCCCGAATCGGCCTGGTGGATCAGATTTTCACCCGCGTGGGCGCCTCCGACAACCTGGCCCGCGGGCGATCCACCTTCATGGTGGAAATGGTGGAGACCGCCGGCATCCTGCACACCTGCACGCCGCGCAGCCTGATCCTGCTCGACGAGGTGGGCCGGGGCACCGCCACCTTCGACGGGCTGTCCATCGCCTGGGCCGTGGCCGAGTACCTGCACAACACGCCCGCCCACCGGGCCCGGACGCTGTTCGCCACCCACTACCACGAGATCACCCGCCTGGCCGCCCTCTACCCGGGCATCCAGAATTACTGTGTCACGGTCAAGGAGGGGATGGGCGAGATCGTGTTCCTGCGCAAGGTGGTCCCGGGCACCGGCAGCCGCAGCTACGGGATCGAGGTGGCCCGGCTGGCGGGCATGCCGCCGGCGGTGCTGGAGCGGGCCGGATCCATACTCAAGAAGCTGGAACGCAAGGAAATCGACCTGGCCGCCTCCCCGCGCGGCAAGGGTTCAGAGGATGAGATCATTGCCGAGATCCAAAAGCGGTTGTTCTGA
- the acpP gene encoding acyl carrier protein — MASIEQKVKEIIVERLGVNEADVTPEASFIDDLGADSLDTVELVMAFEDGFGIEIPDEDAEKITNVAQAIEYIKEKAADA, encoded by the coding sequence ATGGCCAGTATCGAACAGAAAGTGAAGGAGATCATCGTCGAACGGTTGGGTGTCAACGAAGCGGATGTGACTCCGGAAGCGTCCTTCATCGATGATCTGGGCGCCGACTCCCTGGACACCGTGGAACTGGTGATGGCCTTCGAAGACGGGTTCGGTATCGAGATCCCGGACGAGGACGCCGAAAAGATCACGAACGTGGCGCAGGCCATCGAGTACATCAAGGAAAAGGCCGCTGACGCCTAA
- the fabG gene encoding 3-oxoacyl-[acyl-carrier-protein] reductase — protein MMDKPVAVVTGGARGIGAAIANALLGAGFAVAVADMDLTTAEALVASKGLPAGEFRAYALNVTDEGGVAAVFKQLQADFGRIDVLVNNAGINQDNLIMRMKIEQWQRVLDVNLTGAFLCTRAVIPVMMRQRAGRIINIASVVGEMGNAGQANYCATKAGLIGFTKAVAREVASRNITVNAVAPGYIDTEMTRSLPEAVKQEFSRNIALGRPGQPEDVAHAVAFLASPGAAYITGFVLDVNGGMYM, from the coding sequence ATGATGGACAAGCCCGTGGCGGTGGTGACCGGCGGAGCCCGCGGCATCGGGGCCGCCATTGCGAACGCCCTGCTCGGGGCCGGGTTTGCGGTGGCCGTCGCCGACATGGACCTGACGACCGCCGAGGCGCTGGTGGCGTCCAAGGGATTGCCGGCCGGCGAGTTCCGGGCCTACGCGCTCAACGTGACCGATGAGGGTGGGGTGGCCGCCGTGTTCAAGCAGCTGCAGGCGGATTTCGGCCGGATCGACGTTCTGGTCAACAACGCCGGCATCAACCAGGACAACCTGATCATGCGGATGAAAATCGAGCAGTGGCAGCGGGTCCTGGATGTGAATCTGACCGGCGCCTTCCTGTGCACCCGGGCGGTGATTCCGGTGATGATGCGACAGCGCGCAGGCCGCATCATCAACATCGCCTCGGTGGTCGGCGAGATGGGCAACGCCGGCCAGGCCAACTACTGCGCGACGAAGGCGGGCCTCATCGGCTTCACCAAGGCGGTGGCGCGCGAAGTGGCCTCCCGCAACATCACGGTCAACGCCGTGGCACCGGGCTATATCGACACCGAGATGACCCGGAGCCTGCCCGAGGCGGTGAAGCAGGAGTTCAGCCGCAACATTGCGCTCGGCCGACCCGGGCAGCCGGAGGATGTCGCCCACGCGGTGGCGTTCCTCGCCAGCCCGGGCGCCGCCTACATCACCGGCTTCGTGCTGGATGTCAACGGCGGCATGTACATGTAA
- a CDS encoding ATP-binding cassette domain-containing protein, translating into MPLIELRDITKSFGDNRVLQGISLQVEAGETLVVLGRSGIGKSVTLLIITGLLAPDSGQIFLQGQDITRLRERDLIPVRRRFSYVFQSGALFDSLTVFENVAFPMSESRGQEDPETVAHVQRILEHLDLAKVADLYPQELSTGMKKRVAIARAIAVQPLAILYDEPTTGVDPLTAKLISRTIKGLQQQLGVTSIVVTHDLKCARMIADRVAFLHDGRIYFHDTFDRFIASDLDELVRFKQSLPSLMRYIGA; encoded by the coding sequence GTGCCGCTGATCGAACTGCGGGACATCACCAAGAGTTTCGGCGACAACCGGGTGCTGCAGGGCATCAGCCTGCAGGTGGAAGCGGGCGAGACGCTGGTGGTGCTGGGCAGGAGCGGCATCGGCAAGAGCGTCACCCTCCTCATCATCACCGGCCTGCTGGCGCCGGATTCCGGCCAGATTTTCCTCCAGGGCCAGGACATCACCCGCCTGCGCGAACGGGACCTGATCCCCGTCCGCCGGCGGTTCTCCTATGTGTTCCAATCCGGGGCGCTGTTTGATTCACTGACCGTGTTCGAAAACGTGGCCTTTCCCATGTCAGAGTCCCGCGGCCAGGAGGATCCGGAGACTGTCGCGCACGTCCAGCGGATTCTCGAGCACCTCGATCTCGCCAAGGTCGCGGACCTTTATCCCCAGGAGCTGAGCACCGGCATGAAGAAACGGGTGGCCATCGCCCGGGCCATCGCGGTCCAGCCGCTGGCGATCCTGTACGACGAGCCGACCACCGGCGTGGATCCGCTCACCGCCAAGCTGATCAGCCGGACGATCAAGGGACTGCAGCAGCAGCTGGGGGTGACGTCCATCGTTGTCACCCATGATCTGAAGTGCGCGCGGATGATTGCCGACCGGGTGGCTTTCCTGCACGACGGAAGGATCTACTTTCACGACACCTTCGACCGCTTCATCGCGTCCGACCTGGACGAGCTGGTCCGGTTCAAACAATCCCTGCCGTCGTTGATGCGTTACATCGGGGCCTGA
- a CDS encoding electron transfer flavoprotein subunit beta/FixA family protein, giving the protein MKIGVCIKKVPDTETRIRIAPDGRQVSLDGVSFIISPYDEFAIEAALQLKEKVGQGEVIVIAVGDEETGKVMRNALAMGADRAVLVTDPAVIETEPYDVARILAAVARKEGIELLLFGKQGVGQDYQQVPTLTAEVLGWPAAAVVVGLELAGGELTATREIDGGEEVDRLSLPAVVSAQKGLNTPRYASLKGIMAAKKKTIETHALAALGLAPLAQRSWEVIRLEMPPARAAGRLIGGEPEAQVKQLVELLHTEAKVL; this is encoded by the coding sequence ATGAAAATCGGAGTCTGTATCAAGAAGGTTCCCGACACGGAAACCCGAATCCGGATCGCGCCCGACGGCCGGCAGGTGAGCCTCGACGGCGTGTCCTTCATCATTTCGCCGTATGACGAGTTCGCCATCGAAGCCGCGCTGCAGCTCAAGGAGAAAGTCGGTCAAGGCGAGGTGATCGTCATCGCCGTCGGCGACGAGGAGACCGGCAAGGTAATGCGCAACGCGCTGGCCATGGGCGCCGACCGGGCCGTCCTGGTGACCGACCCGGCCGTCATCGAGACCGAGCCGTACGACGTGGCCCGAATCTTGGCCGCCGTGGCCCGCAAGGAAGGCATCGAGCTCCTCCTCTTCGGCAAGCAGGGCGTGGGCCAGGATTACCAGCAGGTGCCGACGTTGACCGCCGAGGTGCTGGGCTGGCCGGCCGCCGCCGTGGTGGTCGGACTGGAGCTCGCCGGCGGCGAGCTGACCGCCACGCGCGAGATCGATGGCGGCGAGGAAGTCGATCGGCTGTCGCTGCCGGCGGTGGTGTCGGCCCAGAAGGGGCTCAACACCCCGCGTTACGCCTCACTGAAGGGCATCATGGCGGCCAAGAAGAAGACCATTGAGACGCACGCCCTCGCGGCGCTGGGCCTGGCCCCGCTGGCGCAGCGGAGCTGGGAGGTGATCCGTTTGGAAATGCCGCCGGCCCGTGCTGCCGGCCGGCTCATCGGGGGCGAGCCCGAGGCCCAGGTGAAGCAGCTGGTGGAGCTTCTGCATACGGAAGCGAAGGTGCTCTGA
- a CDS encoding nucleoside deaminase has product MAAALAEAQAAAREGEVPVGCVVALDGRVIAADHNRTIQLGDPTAHAEILAIRRAAAAVGNHRLTRCELAVTLEPCAMCVGACVQARLHRVIYGCADPRWGALGSRLDLGRPGLFNHDLAVAGGILADACRELLQEFFRSRRGRRPTDESSKDGPCASF; this is encoded by the coding sequence ATGGCGGCCGCCCTGGCCGAGGCGCAAGCGGCCGCCCGGGAGGGCGAGGTCCCCGTGGGCTGCGTTGTCGCGCTCGACGGCCGGGTCATCGCCGCCGACCACAACCGGACCATCCAACTCGGCGATCCCACCGCTCACGCCGAAATTCTGGCCATCCGCCGTGCCGCCGCCGCGGTGGGCAACCATCGCCTGACCCGGTGCGAGCTGGCGGTGACGCTGGAACCGTGCGCCATGTGCGTGGGCGCGTGCGTGCAGGCCCGCCTGCATCGGGTGATCTACGGCTGCGCCGATCCCCGCTGGGGGGCGCTCGGCTCCCGGCTGGACCTGGGTCGCCCGGGACTTTTCAACCACGATCTGGCCGTGGCGGGCGGGATCTTGGCCGACGCGTGCCGGGAGTTGCTGCAGGAATTCTTCCGCAGCCGCCGCGGTCGCCGCCCGACCGACGAGTCGTCCAAGGATGGGCCATGCGCATCATTCTGA